Proteins encoded within one genomic window of Lactococcus garvieae:
- a CDS encoding alpha/beta fold hydrolase, with translation MIETHTLKSSDNQTELNLLHWPIDKPKAIIQLIHGMAENIARYNDFALYLNGLGFAVIGHDHLGHGHSVNKQQPLYGYFGKAGAKNVITDIHRVKTWAKKRYPELPYFMMGHSMGSFALRSFLQDYPVDIQGAIFMGTGTSPVHLKFFLPLLKKLSQKRAESTAPMIDKLAFGGYSKKFPEKGNFNWLSKNQKNVANYEKDPLLGFTFTHNGFVTLFSLVQRANQKNWMQNLPLDFPLLIISGTDDPVGNFGKGPQKVYQKLKEAGLQHLDLQLLPGLRHEILLEEDYEKVYRLISQWLDKQLTSPTL, from the coding sequence GTGATTGAGACACACACCTTAAAATCAAGCGATAATCAAACGGAGCTGAATCTTCTCCACTGGCCCATCGATAAGCCCAAAGCTATTATTCAATTAATCCATGGAATGGCGGAAAATATTGCGCGCTACAATGACTTTGCGCTTTATCTTAATGGGTTAGGTTTTGCGGTTATCGGTCACGACCATCTGGGACATGGGCATTCTGTAAATAAGCAGCAGCCCCTGTATGGATATTTTGGTAAAGCAGGTGCTAAAAACGTGATTACAGATATTCACCGGGTAAAAACATGGGCGAAAAAAAGATATCCCGAACTGCCTTACTTTATGATGGGGCATAGCATGGGTTCTTTTGCCTTGCGAAGTTTTCTACAAGATTATCCTGTGGATATTCAAGGGGCTATCTTTATGGGAACGGGCACAAGCCCTGTACATTTGAAGTTTTTCTTGCCTCTTCTAAAAAAATTAAGCCAAAAAAGAGCAGAAAGTACAGCTCCCATGATCGATAAACTGGCTTTCGGTGGCTACAGTAAAAAATTCCCCGAAAAAGGAAACTTCAACTGGCTTTCTAAAAATCAAAAAAATGTAGCAAATTATGAGAAGGATCCCCTGTTAGGCTTTACCTTTACCCATAATGGCTTCGTCACGCTCTTTTCTTTAGTCCAGCGCGCAAACCAGAAAAACTGGATGCAAAATCTGCCTTTAGACTTTCCCCTCTTAATCATAAGTGGCACGGATGATCCTGTCGGTAACTTTGGTAAAGGTCCCCAAAAAGTTTACCAAAAATTGAAAGAAGCGGGTCTTCAACATCTTGATCTACAGCTTCTCCCTGGGCTCCGACATGAAATCCTTCTCGAAGAGGATTATGAGAAAGTCTATCGTCTCATCAGCCAGTGGCTTGATAAACAACTCACTTCACCGACTCTCTGA
- the recR gene encoding recombination mediator RecR, which produces MVYYPEPIAKLIESFSKLPGIGQKTATRLAFHTIGMDDQDVNEFARNLISAKRDLRFCSICGNLTESDPCAICEDPLRDRTTILVVEESKDVLAMEKIREYRGLYHVLHGTISPMNGVGPDEINVKTLLTRLMGDSEVEEVILATNATSDGEATAMYLSRMIKPAGIKVTRLARGLAVGSDIEYADEVTLSKAVENRMEI; this is translated from the coding sequence ATGGTATACTACCCAGAACCAATCGCTAAACTTATAGAAAGCTTTAGCAAGTTGCCCGGTATAGGGCAAAAAACAGCAACACGTCTAGCCTTTCACACGATTGGTATGGATGATCAAGATGTAAATGAATTTGCGCGGAATCTGATTTCGGCAAAACGTGATTTACGCTTTTGTTCAATCTGTGGCAATCTCACAGAAAGTGATCCGTGTGCCATTTGTGAAGACCCTCTTCGTGATCGTACGACCATATTGGTCGTAGAAGAAAGCAAAGATGTCTTAGCCATGGAAAAAATCCGTGAGTACAGAGGCCTCTATCATGTTTTACATGGTACGATTAGCCCGATGAATGGTGTCGGTCCCGATGAAATAAATGTCAAGACGCTTTTAACGCGCCTGATGGGAGACAGTGAAGTCGAAGAAGTTATTCTTGCTACGAATGCAACTTCTGATGGTGAAGCAACAGCGATGTATCTCTCACGAATGATAAAACCTGCGGGTATCAAGGTGACACGTTTGGCACGTGGACTCGCAGTTGGATCAGATATTGAGTATGCAGATGAGGTTACCTTATCCAAAGCAGTTGAAAATCGTATGGAAATTTAA
- a CDS encoding D-alanine--D-alanine ligase, whose protein sequence is MSKETLILLYGGRSAEREVSVLSAQSVMRAVNYDKFTVKTYFISKTGDFIKTQEFRETPAEDEQLMTNETVKTEQKVAPSDIYEKDAVVFPVLHGPMGEDGSIQGFLEIMRLAYVGPNILSASSTMDKLLAKHVFSAVGVPQVPYVAAYSDGDQEKIHAAVQANLTFPVFVKPANMGSSVGISKVNSLEELEAGLAEAYKYDNRVVVEQGVNAREIECAVLGNGGKVRSTLPGEVVKDVDFYDYRSKYIDNKIEMAIPAEVPAEIAQKMRDYAEKAYQAMNGTGLSRCDFFYDEKGDIYLNEINAIPGFTQWSMYPLLWENMGLSYSDLIEELVTLAQEAFEIRESHLL, encoded by the coding sequence ATGTCAAAAGAAACATTGATTTTATTATATGGCGGTCGAAGTGCAGAACGAGAAGTATCCGTTCTTTCAGCTCAAAGCGTAATGCGCGCAGTAAACTATGATAAATTTACTGTGAAGACTTACTTTATCAGTAAAACTGGTGATTTTATCAAAACTCAAGAATTCAGGGAAACACCAGCAGAAGACGAACAACTCATGACCAACGAAACGGTTAAAACCGAGCAAAAAGTCGCACCATCTGACATTTACGAAAAAGATGCTGTGGTTTTCCCTGTCTTACATGGACCTATGGGCGAAGATGGTTCCATCCAAGGCTTCTTAGAAATTATGCGCCTTGCTTATGTTGGCCCAAATATCCTATCTGCCAGCAGCACTATGGATAAACTCTTAGCCAAACATGTGTTCAGCGCGGTAGGTGTCCCACAGGTGCCTTATGTTGCGGCGTATTCGGATGGAGACCAAGAAAAAATCCATGCAGCTGTCCAAGCCAACCTGACTTTCCCTGTCTTTGTCAAGCCAGCCAACATGGGCTCAAGTGTCGGTATCTCTAAAGTAAATAGCCTTGAAGAGCTGGAGGCAGGTCTTGCTGAAGCTTACAAGTATGATAACCGTGTGGTTGTGGAACAAGGTGTAAATGCGCGAGAAATAGAATGTGCCGTCCTTGGTAATGGTGGAAAAGTACGCTCAACCCTTCCTGGTGAAGTAGTCAAAGACGTTGATTTCTATGACTACCGTTCAAAATATATTGATAACAAAATTGAGATGGCAATCCCTGCAGAAGTACCAGCAGAGATTGCGCAAAAGATGCGCGACTATGCCGAAAAAGCTTATCAAGCGATGAATGGTACAGGTTTATCACGCTGTGACTTTTTCTATGATGAAAAAGGGGACATTTATCTCAATGAAATTAATGCTATCCCAGGCTTCACACAATGGTCAATGTATCCATTGCTCTGGGAAAACATGGGACTTTCATACAGTGACTTGATTGAAGAGTTAGTTACTCTTGCCCAAGAAGCTTTTGAAATCCGTGAAAGTCACCTTCTATAA
- a CDS encoding metal-sensitive transcriptional regulator, whose product MGTIYDSKTKNRLKRADGQLQGVLRMLEEEKDCDAVVTQLKAVRSSLDSLIGLIVAENLQNCLLLLEGDEKEREKKISQAIKMIIKK is encoded by the coding sequence ATGGGAACAATTTACGATAGTAAGACCAAAAATAGATTGAAAAGAGCGGATGGTCAGTTGCAAGGCGTTCTGCGGATGTTAGAAGAAGAAAAAGACTGTGATGCTGTAGTTACGCAGCTCAAAGCAGTGCGTTCGAGTCTTGACAGCTTGATTGGTCTTATAGTGGCGGAAAACTTGCAAAATTGTCTTCTACTATTAGAAGGCGATGAAAAAGAGCGCGAGAAAAAAATAAGCCAAGCGATTAAAATGATTATAAAAAAATAG
- a CDS encoding UDP-N-acetylmuramoyl-tripeptide--D-alanyl-D-alanine ligase, with protein MKLTLHEIARAVGATNNWSELTDIEIQNIEFDSRKIKEGDLFLPLKGVRDGHDFIETAFANGAVATFAEKEVAQSHLRVEDCLQALQKLAQYYLEKMKVEVIAVTGSNGKTTTKDMIHAVLSEKYKTYKTQGNYNNEIGMPYTVLHMPDDTEKIVLEMGMDRLGDIDLLSEIAKPKIALVTLIGESHLEFFGTREKIAEGKLGITSGLRPEGELIVPADKIINKYLPADTKITRFGADEDIFVTKLIEHKDQLSFTTNFLDTELTIPVPGKFNATNAMLAAYVGTRVGVEEDKIAHALANVSLTRNRTEWKKASNGADILSDVYNANPTAMKLILETFQVLPKNAEGRKMAVLADMLELGVQAPELHASISQAIDFSTLDHVYLYGELMRNLWKELPQDKVSYFTDLSELTAKVKMELQPQDQLLLKGSNSMNLGAIVEELQK; from the coding sequence ATGAAACTTACACTACACGAAATCGCCCGCGCAGTCGGCGCGACAAATAATTGGTCAGAATTAACAGATATAGAGATTCAAAATATTGAATTTGACAGCCGTAAAATCAAGGAAGGTGATCTTTTCTTACCCCTTAAAGGTGTAAGAGATGGACATGACTTTATTGAAACAGCTTTTGCCAACGGTGCTGTGGCGACATTTGCTGAAAAAGAAGTCGCACAGTCACACTTACGTGTTGAGGATTGCTTGCAGGCTCTTCAAAAACTTGCCCAGTATTACTTGGAAAAAATGAAGGTCGAAGTCATTGCTGTTACGGGATCAAATGGTAAAACCACAACCAAAGATATGATCCACGCCGTCCTTTCTGAGAAGTATAAAACCTATAAAACGCAGGGCAATTATAATAATGAAATAGGCATGCCTTACACTGTCTTGCACATGCCAGACGATACGGAAAAAATTGTGCTTGAGATGGGAATGGATCGTCTGGGGGATATTGACTTGCTCTCGGAAATAGCAAAACCCAAAATCGCACTTGTGACCCTTATTGGTGAGTCTCACTTGGAATTTTTTGGCACACGGGAAAAAATTGCTGAAGGAAAACTTGGTATTACCTCTGGCTTGCGTCCTGAGGGGGAACTCATCGTTCCTGCCGATAAGATTATTAACAAATATTTGCCTGCCGATACAAAAATCACACGCTTTGGTGCAGATGAAGATATCTTTGTTACGAAGCTTATCGAGCACAAAGATCAGTTGAGTTTCACAACCAACTTCTTAGATACAGAGCTTACAATTCCAGTTCCAGGGAAATTTAATGCAACCAATGCCATGCTTGCAGCTTATGTCGGGACACGAGTGGGTGTCGAAGAAGATAAGATAGCGCACGCTCTAGCAAACGTAAGTTTGACCCGTAATCGGACAGAGTGGAAAAAAGCCAGCAATGGCGCAGATATCCTGAGTGATGTCTATAATGCCAACCCTACAGCTATGAAGTTGATATTAGAAACCTTCCAAGTTCTTCCTAAAAATGCAGAAGGACGCAAAATGGCTGTTCTCGCGGATATGCTTGAACTCGGAGTACAAGCTCCTGAGTTACATGCAAGTATATCCCAAGCCATTGATTTCTCTACTCTAGATCATGTTTACTTATATGGCGAACTAATGAGAAACCTTTGGAAAGAACTGCCGCAAGACAAAGTTTCTTATTTTACAGACTTGTCTGAGTTGACAGCGAAAGTAAAAATGGAGCTTCAACCCCAAGATCAACTTTTACTTAAAGGTTCCAACAGTATGAACTTAGGGGCGATAGTCGAAGAATTACAAAAATAA
- a CDS encoding peptide ABC transporter substrate-binding protein, whose translation MNNWKKVSLGTLALASVGLLAACGNGGGDSKTATPQLSVPTNIATLDSGLATDTYSNLFIGNTQEGLTRVDEEGVAQNALASDIKVSDDGLTYTITLREGLKWSNGDSLTANDFLYSWQRAVNPATGSQYAYLLGNIKNANEINSGKIKDLNELGVKVKGDTEIVVTLTQPTPYFKFLLANSVYMPVNKGAVEEFGKQYGTSSDKVVYSGPFMFKKDAGWTGTNNSYSLVKNPDYYDKDGVKSEEIGYTVQSNPNTAVQLFKQGKLDQASLNTMDLYNANKDYNDGKDLVVLKEATTAYLQYNQSGGGTSSPEVAKALQNKNIRDAINLATDRKGIVDQFIPAGTVAETFTPAGMSVTADGTDFAEFAKQDYKYDAAKAKELWEKGLKEVGVTSLNIQYTTDADAPVSKSTADFLQASLSKALPGLTLTQKIVPFQQRLKDSQNQNFDIVLSLWGGDYAEPSTFLQLFADGSGYNDGKFDNPAYQAAWTKASTLPTVLDDKARDEAYKEAETALFSESSINPLYYRATPALRNQHLKGLQFNSTGLTYDLKGVYIEK comes from the coding sequence ATGAATAATTGGAAAAAGGTATCATTAGGGACTCTTGCCCTAGCTTCGGTAGGGCTCTTAGCAGCATGTGGAAATGGCGGAGGCGATTCAAAAACTGCTACTCCACAACTTTCAGTTCCTACAAACATTGCTACATTGGACTCAGGCTTGGCAACAGACACATATTCAAACCTTTTCATCGGGAACACTCAAGAAGGTTTAACACGTGTTGACGAAGAAGGTGTTGCTCAAAATGCTTTGGCTTCTGACATTAAAGTATCAGACGATGGTTTGACTTACACTATTACATTGCGTGAAGGTCTTAAATGGTCAAATGGAGATTCACTGACAGCAAACGACTTCCTTTATTCATGGCAACGTGCTGTAAACCCAGCAACAGGTTCACAATACGCTTACTTGCTTGGTAACATCAAAAACGCCAATGAAATCAACTCAGGAAAAATTAAAGACCTCAATGAATTGGGCGTTAAAGTCAAAGGTGACACAGAGATTGTTGTAACATTGACACAACCTACACCATACTTTAAGTTCCTTCTTGCTAACTCTGTTTACATGCCTGTAAATAAAGGCGCAGTTGAGGAATTTGGTAAACAGTACGGTACTTCATCTGATAAAGTTGTTTACTCTGGACCATTCATGTTCAAGAAAGATGCAGGTTGGACTGGTACAAACAACAGCTATTCACTTGTGAAAAACCCAGATTACTATGACAAAGACGGTGTAAAATCAGAAGAAATTGGTTACACTGTACAATCAAACCCAAATACAGCCGTTCAGCTCTTTAAACAAGGCAAATTGGACCAAGCAAGTTTGAACACTATGGACTTGTACAATGCCAACAAAGACTATAATGATGGTAAAGACCTTGTTGTCTTAAAAGAAGCAACAACAGCTTACCTTCAATATAACCAATCAGGTGGTGGTACATCAAGCCCAGAAGTAGCTAAAGCTCTTCAAAACAAAAATATCCGTGATGCAATTAACTTAGCAACTGACCGTAAAGGTATCGTTGATCAGTTTATCCCAGCGGGTACAGTGGCTGAAACATTTACACCAGCAGGTATGTCTGTAACAGCAGATGGTACTGACTTTGCAGAATTTGCAAAACAAGATTATAAATACGATGCAGCGAAAGCTAAAGAACTTTGGGAAAAAGGTCTGAAAGAAGTCGGCGTAACATCATTGAATATTCAATATACAACAGATGCTGATGCCCCAGTTTCAAAATCTACTGCAGACTTCTTGCAAGCATCGCTTTCTAAAGCATTGCCAGGCTTGACACTTACTCAAAAAATCGTTCCTTTCCAACAACGTTTGAAAGATTCACAAAACCAAAACTTTGATATAGTTCTCTCTCTTTGGGGTGGTGACTACGCTGAACCATCAACATTCTTGCAACTCTTTGCAGATGGCTCAGGTTATAACGATGGGAAATTTGACAACCCTGCCTACCAAGCAGCTTGGACTAAAGCATCTACATTGCCAACGGTATTGGATGACAAAGCACGTGATGAAGCGTATAAAGAAGCAGAAACTGCCCTCTTTAGCGAATCAAGCATTAACCCACTTTATTACCGTGCAACACCAGCGCTCCGTAACCAACACCTTAAAGGTTTACAATTCAACTCAACAGGTTTGACTTACGATCTCAAAGGTGTTTACATCGAAAAATAG
- a CDS encoding ABC transporter permease, translating to MLAKYLVKRILLMLLTLFVVITATFFLMQIMPGTPFNNPKLTPEQIQQLNVAYGLDKPLIVQYFIYLQNAFTGNFGTSFTFANQPVSTMIGQRLPVSAQLGFEALIIGVVVGTFFGVVAARFKNTWIDGLLSIISTVFFSVPSFIVGTLLLLYFGYTWELLPVSGWGTFSQTILPALALSFAPMSQVMSFVRAQMIESLSSDYILLARAKGLSDREVLWKHAIRNSLIPMLTLIGPMSAGLLTGSVLIESIFSIPGIGQQFVQSIPSKDFPVIMGTTVVYAVMLMAMILITDIITAFVDPRVRLD from the coding sequence ATGTTAGCTAAATATCTTGTAAAACGTATCTTATTGATGCTCTTGACACTATTTGTAGTTATTACAGCGACGTTCTTCCTCATGCAGATCATGCCAGGAACGCCCTTTAATAACCCCAAATTAACCCCTGAGCAAATTCAACAATTAAATGTTGCATATGGTTTGGATAAACCACTGATTGTTCAGTATTTTATCTACCTTCAAAATGCTTTCACTGGTAACTTCGGAACTTCATTTACCTTTGCCAACCAACCTGTAAGTACAATGATTGGACAACGCTTGCCTGTTTCGGCTCAGCTTGGTTTTGAAGCTTTGATTATTGGTGTTGTTGTAGGAACATTCTTTGGTGTTGTTGCTGCACGCTTCAAAAATACTTGGATTGATGGACTTTTAAGTATCATCTCCACTGTCTTCTTCTCAGTACCTTCCTTCATTGTTGGTACTTTGCTCCTCCTTTACTTTGGTTATACTTGGGAACTCTTGCCAGTATCAGGTTGGGGAACCTTTTCTCAAACCATCTTGCCAGCCTTAGCGCTCTCTTTTGCACCTATGTCTCAGGTTATGAGTTTCGTTCGTGCACAGATGATTGAGTCACTGTCATCAGATTATATCTTATTGGCACGTGCTAAAGGTTTGTCTGATCGTGAAGTACTCTGGAAACACGCGATTCGTAATTCATTGATTCCGATGCTGACATTGATCGGTCCGATGAGTGCGGGGCTTCTTACAGGTTCTGTACTTATTGAGTCAATCTTCTCAATACCAGGTATTGGGCAACAGTTCGTTCAGTCGATTCCATCAAAAGACTTCCCAGTCATTATGGGAACAACGGTCGTCTATGCTGTGATGTTGATGGCAATGATTTTAATCACTGACATTATTACAGCGTTTGTTGACCCACGTGTGCGTTTAGACTAG
- a CDS encoding ABC transporter permease, whose amino-acid sequence MENINSKFKLVTNRDFEASEAIAKPALTFWQDAWRRFKKNKIAMVAMVVVVFTLLFSVVSTVFVPQSEANNFDPNQVQTYKNLPPKLGNVNIPGWNGNFAAPGSTIAEDLYKVQSVPEGTSFIFGTDALGRSIAKRTIVGLRISLIIAFASIVFDVLIGITYGLISGWIGGKVDTVMQRIIEIISSIPSLVIVTMFGLLLGQGIISIVLAIGLFIWTGIARQVRNMTLSLKEREFVLAAKTLGASPFKIMVKHLIPNMLGVIIVQIMFDIPSVIFFEAVLSAINLGVKPPTASLGSLISDGIQSLQFYPFQVAVPAVVLSLLSLAFFLFGYGLRDAFDPKSGQD is encoded by the coding sequence ATGGAAAATATTAACAGTAAATTTAAACTTGTAACAAATCGCGACTTTGAAGCGAGCGAAGCAATCGCAAAACCTGCCCTCACTTTTTGGCAAGACGCTTGGCGACGTTTCAAGAAAAACAAAATCGCAATGGTTGCGATGGTTGTCGTTGTCTTCACTCTTTTGTTCTCTGTGGTTTCAACAGTTTTTGTTCCTCAATCGGAAGCCAATAACTTTGACCCAAACCAGGTTCAAACCTATAAAAACTTACCTCCAAAGCTGGGAAATGTAAATATCCCGGGTTGGAATGGTAACTTTGCTGCTCCAGGTAGCACGATAGCTGAAGATCTCTATAAAGTTCAAAGTGTTCCAGAAGGTACATCTTTCATCTTTGGTACAGATGCCTTAGGACGTTCTATTGCTAAACGTACGATTGTCGGTTTGCGTATCTCCTTGATTATCGCCTTCGCTTCGATTGTCTTTGATGTCCTCATCGGTATCACCTATGGTCTAATCTCTGGATGGATTGGCGGAAAAGTTGACACCGTAATGCAGCGTATCATTGAAATCATCAGTTCTATCCCAAGTTTGGTTATTGTAACCATGTTTGGACTTTTGCTGGGACAAGGGATAATTTCAATCGTCCTTGCTATCGGTCTCTTTATCTGGACCGGTATTGCCCGGCAGGTGCGGAATATGACCCTGTCTCTGAAAGAACGAGAATTTGTTCTGGCTGCGAAAACTTTAGGGGCTAGTCCATTTAAAATCATGGTTAAACACCTTATTCCAAATATGCTGGGTGTTATCATCGTTCAAATTATGTTTGATATACCATCGGTTATCTTCTTTGAAGCTGTTCTTTCTGCGATTAACTTAGGTGTTAAACCGCCAACAGCATCATTGGGTTCATTGATTTCTGATGGTATTCAAAGCTTGCAATTCTATCCGTTCCAAGTTGCAGTACCTGCCGTAGTCTTGTCGCTCTTGTCACTCGCCTTCTTCCTCTTTGGTTACGGCTTGCGTGACGCATTTGATCCAAAATCTGGTCAAGACTAA
- a CDS encoding ABC transporter ATP-binding protein, with amino-acid sequence MTEDRKKLVEFKGVDLVFNKGKKNVNKAINDVSFHIYEGETFGLVGESGSGKTTIGRAIMKLYDINKGEIHFNGKDVSKIKGTELKKFREKVQMIFQDPQASLNGRMRVKDIIAEGIDVNGLAKNSSERTEKVRELLQLVGLNQDHMTRYPHEFSGGQRQRIGIARALAVNPKFIVADEPISALDVSIQAQVVNLMRDIQEKEGLTYLFIAHDLSMVKYISDRIGVMHWGKILEIGSSEQVYNNALHPYTQSLLSAIPAPDPISERSRVPQAYDPTAELDGQPRELREITPGHFVLSTEAEAAEYRKIAIS; translated from the coding sequence ATGACTGAAGATAGAAAAAAACTTGTCGAATTCAAGGGCGTGGACCTGGTTTTCAACAAGGGTAAAAAAAATGTCAACAAGGCGATCAATGATGTTTCTTTTCACATTTATGAAGGAGAAACATTTGGTCTTGTAGGTGAATCAGGATCTGGTAAAACAACTATCGGCCGTGCGATCATGAAGCTATATGATATTAATAAAGGTGAAATTCACTTCAACGGCAAAGATGTGAGCAAGATTAAAGGTACTGAACTTAAAAAATTCCGTGAAAAAGTACAGATGATTTTCCAAGACCCGCAAGCTTCGTTAAATGGAAGAATGCGTGTTAAAGATATCATTGCTGAGGGAATCGATGTCAACGGCTTAGCAAAAAACTCAAGTGAACGTACAGAAAAAGTTAGAGAGTTGCTTCAACTTGTTGGTTTAAATCAAGACCATATGACACGTTATCCTCATGAGTTCTCTGGAGGACAGCGCCAACGTATCGGTATCGCCCGTGCCTTGGCAGTCAATCCTAAATTTATCGTAGCAGATGAGCCAATTTCGGCATTGGATGTATCTATCCAGGCTCAGGTTGTTAATTTGATGCGTGATATTCAAGAAAAAGAAGGTTTAACTTATCTTTTTATTGCCCATGATTTATCTATGGTTAAATATATCTCCGACCGTATCGGTGTGATGCACTGGGGTAAAATTCTTGAAATAGGATCTTCTGAGCAAGTTTATAATAATGCTCTCCATCCTTATACTCAATCACTGCTCAGCGCTATTCCAGCGCCAGACCCAATCTCAGAACGTAGTCGTGTGCCTCAGGCTTACGATCCCACAGCTGAGCTGGACGGGCAGCCTCGTGAACTCCGTGAAATTACGCCAGGACATTTTGTCCTTTCTACTGAAGCAGAAGCTGCTGAATATAGGAAAATTGCGATTTCATAA